In the genome of Paenarthrobacter ilicis, the window GCCCAAGCCGCGCAGCAGCTGGCGATAGGTTTGGGTGCCAGCCTTCGGGTGGTCAGCGCTTTCGACAGCAACCGGACTGAAGTAGTTGAAATCGGTACCGACAAGTGGATCGTCTCCGACGCCGCCGAGGCCGAGAAAGTTGCTCGCGACGTAGCGGCACGGCTCAAGGACGAGCGGCTGGAAGTCACGTACTCGGCAGCGCGCGGCAAGCCGGGCGAGGCGTTGGTCAAGGAAGCCGAGATGCAGGACGCCACCTTGATTGTGGTGGGGAACCGCCGCATGCAGGGACTGGGCCGTGTGCTGGGTAGTGTGGCCAACACTGTTGCCCACACCGCTCCCTGCGACGTCTATATCGCTAAGACCGACCAGGCATAAAGCGAGCTGAGTCACGGCGCCGGGTGGGGAGACTCACCCGGCGTTTGGCGTCTTTTGGGCCTCCCCGCCACAGCCACCGTTATAAAATTGAGATGCCCCCAATGGCGTGCGCCACATCAAAACTCTCGATTTTTCAGGGGATCTTTCTTGCTTACTTTGCAGCCGCGCCAACGCGTGGGACACGACATCCTTCTTGCCCGTCACGGCAACAACATCAGCACCATGCGATTCGATCGCGCCAACGATCGCATCATTGCCATGCTCGA includes:
- a CDS encoding universal stress protein, giving the protein MTGVVIVGVDGSETAMRAAQAAQQLAIGLGASLRVVSAFDSNRTEVVEIGTDKWIVSDAAEAEKVARDVAARLKDERLEVTYSAARGKPGEALVKEAEMQDATLIVVGNRRMQGLGRVLGSVANTVAHTAPCDVYIAKTDQA